From the genome of Flavobacterium luteolum, one region includes:
- a CDS encoding DUF4339 domain-containing protein — protein sequence MREYYLHKGIQQEGPYTIDELKNKNITRQTSIWYEGLPEWTAGSNIEELSELFKVSPPDFTPAANIGSNTNNLAAEGQKRNGKTTLKVVGILGLLVIVLIAVANTNNNSDQGNESYIEKVITIEEAEQSQPQNFLAASGNYNENFWGTKLKVHGLIKNNATVATYKDAVVKITYYSKTKTALGSKEYTIYEVFDPHSEKAFELKIDNYKDVESIGWEVITATAM from the coding sequence ATGAGAGAATATTATTTACATAAAGGAATCCAGCAAGAAGGTCCGTATACGATCGATGAATTAAAGAATAAAAACATCACAAGACAAACTTCCATTTGGTATGAGGGTCTTCCAGAATGGACGGCTGGCAGCAATATTGAGGAGTTAAGCGAACTTTTCAAAGTTTCGCCTCCGGACTTTACACCAGCAGCAAACATAGGATCAAACACGAACAACTTAGCAGCTGAAGGACAGAAAAGAAACGGGAAAACTACTTTAAAGGTTGTTGGGATTCTAGGTTTGCTGGTTATTGTACTAATTGCGGTTGCCAACACAAATAATAATTCCGATCAGGGTAATGAAAGTTATATTGAAAAGGTAATTACTATTGAAGAGGCAGAACAGTCACAACCGCAAAATTTTTTAGCGGCTTCAGGAAATTATAATGAAAACTTTTGGGGAACAAAGCTAAAAGTCCATGGTCTGATAAAAAATAATGCAACAGTTGCAACTTATAAAGATGCGGTTGTAAAGATTACGTATTACAGCAAGACCAAAACTGCTCTTGGAAGCAAAGAATATACAATTTATGAAGTTTTTGATCCACATTCAGAGAAAGCTTTCGAGCTGAAAATTGATAATTATAAGGATGTAGAATCAATTGGCTGGGAAGTCATAACTGCTACTGCTATGTAA
- a CDS encoding competence protein CoiA produces the protein MSDFAVTIDGEILDANLYDDDSWNDLKKNYEIGKIKMICCDANAIPKTSMKFTRFFAHQNGECATAPETVWHKTAKRFIINQLSKKGITAVQEKIGPDWIADIYFEINDKKYAIEIQRSPQTLPIYLERQAKYNNSKVEAIWLLKHPRYKTLTKAIYYHILKKDYNNKFPSSGGIMPSITELPVFYIDESDFQIKGVGKFDHSIPDFISAVVENTVFFDRWWKLRSSDSLNEL, from the coding sequence ATGTCAGACTTTGCAGTAACGATTGATGGGGAGATTTTAGATGCAAATCTTTACGATGATGATTCCTGGAATGATTTAAAAAAGAATTATGAGATAGGAAAAATAAAAATGATCTGCTGTGATGCCAATGCGATTCCAAAGACAAGCATGAAATTCACGAGGTTCTTTGCACACCAAAACGGAGAGTGCGCTACAGCTCCCGAAACAGTATGGCACAAAACGGCAAAGAGGTTCATAATCAACCAATTGTCTAAAAAGGGAATCACGGCGGTACAGGAAAAGATAGGACCCGATTGGATTGCGGATATCTACTTTGAAATCAATGATAAAAAATATGCAATTGAAATCCAGAGATCTCCCCAAACTTTACCTATCTATCTGGAGAGACAGGCAAAATATAATAACTCCAAGGTTGAGGCAATATGGCTGCTGAAACATCCGCGATATAAAACACTGACCAAGGCAATTTATTACCATATCTTAAAAAAGGACTATAATAATAAATTTCCATCCAGCGGCGGTATAATGCCGTCAATAACAGAGCTGCCGGTTTTTTATATCGATGAATCAGACTTTCAAATAAAAGGAGTAGGCAAATTTGATCATTCAATTCCCGATTTCATCTCGGCAGTAGTGGAGAACACGGTATTTTTCGATAGATGGTGGAAATTAAGAAGCAGTGATTCTTTAAATGAACTTTAA
- a CDS encoding winged helix-turn-helix transcriptional regulator, whose product MKQKVIYTEVECSKNLSAVEDALYVLGGKWKLRIIIALVSGNNRFNELQRTITGISARVLSSELKQLELNGLVKRVVHANETPVIVEYLPTDYASTLKDVVSTLAKWGQQHKRKITEKD is encoded by the coding sequence ATGAAGCAAAAAGTAATTTACACTGAAGTCGAGTGCTCAAAAAATTTGAGTGCGGTAGAAGATGCGCTGTACGTTTTAGGCGGCAAGTGGAAGTTGCGGATCATTATTGCTCTAGTGAGCGGAAACAATAGGTTCAATGAGCTTCAGCGAACCATCACAGGAATTTCAGCAAGGGTGCTTTCAAGCGAATTAAAACAACTGGAATTGAACGGTTTGGTTAAAAGAGTGGTTCATGCCAATGAAACGCCTGTCATAGTAGAATATTTGCCTACTGATTATGCTTCCACACTCAAAGATGTGGTTTCAACTTTGGCAAAATGGGGACAGCAGCACAAAAGGAAAATTACTGAAAAAGATTGA